Proteins encoded in a region of the Zea mays cultivar B73 chromosome 4, Zm-B73-REFERENCE-NAM-5.0, whole genome shotgun sequence genome:
- the LOC100279356 gene encoding uncharacterized protein LOC100279356 codes for MDSHSPTSAAPPAAAETARYTYSPRLRWQPEVEEYFNTAYGRDHFARISEALAHPSCYSCIRVNTLKSSTDAVMHKLLDLVCKNELSAVINGLEVVELNGGDQSQEGCSLVHKCPYAGLENVLFVQGSGPHVLHYGSQPDQAVKEVVVSRKCAESVLRGAQVYVPGVLACSSHVEKGDKVAVSVAIEQPVKEDGWAVGITRGTVLQGLQSDAHYEERKGLYIGQGTAAMSRSAIFRVPHGIAVEMTERVYKLPSFNDVLEGEIFLQNLPSVVTARVLDPQSGERILDMCAAPGGKTTAIAILMRDEGEVVALDRSHNKVMDILKLASEMDLSCIKAYKLDALKSVRKTDEARSLGMADNHSEAIETPTEDPCHATVGGRSTSVDEDSSTTTVVFSDNKNLNSKRYISKAELRKNLRQMKNGPGRNNCSGGRVEKSKGFCPNSFDRVLLDAPCSALGLRPRLFAGEETLESLKKHSKYQRKMFDQAVKLVRPGGVIVYSTCTINPGENEALVRYALDTYKFLSLVSQYPKVGGPGIVGSCELFNKTYTEEWLREDEADLVQRFDPSSSVDTIGFFIAKFDVGEKDE; via the exons ATGGACTCCCACTCCCCCACCTCGGCGGCACCGCCGGCAGCTGCTGAAACGGCGCGGTACACATACAGCCCGAGGCTGCGGTGGCAGCCGGAAGTGGAGGAGTACTTCAACACGGCGTACGGCCGCGACCACTTTGCCCGCATCTCTGAGGCCCTGGC GCATCCTTCTTGTTATTCTTGTATCCGTGTCAATACTCTGAAGTCTTCCACTGATGCTGTCATGCATAAACTGCTGGATTTAGTATGCAAAAATGAGCTCTCTGCTGTAATCAATGGATTGGAGGTTGTTGAACTGAATGGTGGAGACCAATCACAAGAAGGGTGCTCTCTGGTCCACAAGTGCCCCTATGCGGGCCTTGAAAATGTTTTGTTTGTTCAGGGATCAGGACCACATGTGCTGCATTATGGTAGCCAACCAGATCAAGCTGTTAAGGAAGTAGTTGTAAGTCGAAAATGTGCAGAGTCAGTTCTTCGGGGTGCCCAG GTGTATGTTCCTGGTGTTTTAGCATGTAGTTCACATGTTGAAAAGGGTGATAAGGTTGCAGTGTCAGTCGCTATTGAGCAGCCTGTCAAGGAAGATGGCTGGGCTGTGGGCATAACACGAGGAACCGTTTTACAAGGATTGCAATCAG ATGCACATTATGAAGAAAGGAAGGGTCTGTACATTGGTCAAGGAACTGCTGCAATGTCAAGATCTGCAATATTTCGTGTTCCTCATGGGATTGCAGTAGAGATGACTGAGAGGGTATACAAGCTCCCATCTTTCAATG ATGTGCTTGAAGGGGAAATATTTCTTCAGAATTTACCAAGTGTTGTGACGGCTCGTGTCCTTG ATCCCCAGTCAGGAGAGCGAATACTAGATATGTGCGCTGCTCCTGGAGGAAAAACAACAGCAATTGCTATCCTTATGAGGGACGAAGGAGAAGTTGTTGCCCTTGATAGATCTCACAATAAG GTGATGGATATTCTGAAGTTGGCTTCTGAGATGGACTTGAGTTGTATTAAAGCTTATAAACTTGATGCTCTCAAATCTGTACGGAAAACTGATGAAGCAAGAAGCCTTGGCATGGCTGATAATCACAGTGAAGCAATTGAAACACCAACAGAGGACCCTTGCCATGCCACAGTAGGTGGGAGATCTACCAGTGTAGACGAAGACAGCTCAACAACAACAGTGGTGTTTTCTG ATAACAAAAACCTAAATTCCAAAAGATACATTAGCAAGGCAGAACTCAGGAAGAATTTAAGGCAGATGAAGAATGGACCTGGAAGAAATAATTGCTCTGGTGGTAGAGTTGAAAAGTCAAAAGGATTTTGTCCTAACAGCTTTGATCGTGTCCTCCTTGATGCTCCATGTTCTGCGCTTGGCTTGAGACCTCGGCTCTTTGCTGGTGAG GAAACTCTAGAATCGCTGAAAAAACATTCGAAGTATCAGAGGAAAATGTTTGATCAAGCTGTCAAGCTAGTTCGTCCTGGTGGGGTGATTGTTTATTCAAC GTGTACTATAAATCCAGGGGAGAATGAGGCTTTGGTGAGATATGCATTGGATACCTACAAATTTCTTTCACTAGTATCACAG TACCCGAAAGTTGGAGGGCCTGGTATTGTTGGTTCGTGCGAGCTGTTCAACAAGACATATACTGA GGAATGGTTGAGAGAGGATGAAGCTGACCTTGTTCAGAGGTTTGATCCGTCATCATCAGTGGATACCATTGGTTTCTTCATCGCGAAATTTGATGTTGGAGAGAAAGATGAATAA